Proteins encoded within one genomic window of Chroicocephalus ridibundus chromosome 7, bChrRid1.1, whole genome shotgun sequence:
- the TMEM198 gene encoding transmembrane protein 198: MPLPGVPRAMTATVQTLRFKLLPHEPGQEWGHNCQQEIERRYQVVPSVVCAMCCLFGIIYCFFGYRCFKAVMFLTGLMFGSIIIFMLCYKERVLDTQLSVEASVGIGLGIGVLCGLVTMLVRSVGLFMVGLLLGLLLAVATLVVMEQFYHPPTVWIPIALLLGVGMLFAVLTLQWQRFFTTLSTAVFGSAIMTVTVDYFIELFLLVQYIYERIKVAPARPVCWYSWVILGVWPLLTMLGVLVQWKVTAEGYSHTEVIISRQQRRVQLMRIKQREDRKEKKKKRRPHHPPPHQHKAHPPEPAYRRKPNPVRRFDGDVLSPSYIQSFRERQTGPSLNSLIASSHAVVDLDYDCSSTVPLTTGSGPAVRV; this comes from the exons ATGCCTCTCCCGGGAGTCCCCAGAGCCATGACTGCAACTGTGCAGACGCTGCGGTTCAAGCTGCTGCCGCACGAGCCGGGCCAGGAGTGGGGGCACAACTGCCAGCAGGAAATTGAGCGTCGCTACCAGGTGGTGCCCTCGGTGGTGTGCGCCATGTGCTGCCTCTTCGGCATCATCTACTGCTTCTTCG GCTACCGCTGCTTCAAGGCCGTCATGTTCCTGACGGGGCTGATGTTTGGCTCCATCATCATCTTCATGCTGTGCTACAAGGAGCGGGTGCTGGACACGCAGCTGAGCGTGGAGGCCTCGGTGGGCATCGGGCTGGGCATTGGGGTCCTGTGCGGGCTGGTCACCATGCTGGTGCGCAGCGTCGGCCTCTTCATggtggggctgctcctggggctaCTGCTGGCGGTGGCCACGCTGGTGGTGATGGAGCAGTTCTACCACCCACCAACGGTGTGGATCCCCATCGCGCTGCTCCTGGGTGTGGGGATGCTCTTCGCCGTCctcaccctgcagtggcagcgcTTCTTCACCACCCTCTCCACCGCCGTCTTCGGCAGCGCCATCATGACCGTCACCGTCGACTACTTCATCGAGCTCTTCCTCCTGGTGCAGTACATCTACGAGCGCATCAAGGTGGCCCCCGCTCGCCCCGTGTGCTGGTACAGCTGGGTCATCCTGGGCGTCTGGCCGCTCCTCACCATGCTGGGTGTCCTGGTCCAGTGGAAAGTCACAGCTGAGGGCTACTCCCACACAGAAG TGATCATCAGCCGGCAGCAGCGCCGCGTGCAGCTGATGCGCATCAAGCAGCGGGAAGACcgaaaggagaagaagaagaagcggaggccccaccacccaccaccccaccagcacaaAGCCCACCCGCCCGAGCCCGCCTACCGCCGCAAGCCCAACCCCGTGCGCCGCTTCGATGGGGACGTGCTCTCCCCC AGCTACATCCAGAGTTTCCGAGAGCGGCAGACGGGACCCTCCCTGAACAGCCTCATCGCCAGCTCCCACGCTGTGGTGGACCTGGACTATGACTGCAGCTCCACCGTGCCCCTCACCACGGGCTCCGGCCCCGCCGTGCGGGTATAA
- the CHPF gene encoding chondroitin sulfate synthase 2 — MRLSLVLSVLRPAGPVAIGVSLGFTLSLLSVTWVEEPCGPPPRSDARPRPDGGGGGGPALPPGPANTNGNAVRRPNAVPAGLGADSWEPRVVPYRPPSPGRAAKKAVRTRYISTELGMRQRLFVGVLTSKSTLNTLGVAVNRTLAHRLERLVYFTGTRGRKVPHGMTVVTHSDERPIWNMYQTIRYLLDHYVNDFDWFFLVQDDTYTEAHRISRLVAHLSIDTHLYLGRPEEFIGGDTEGRYCYGGFGYLLSRSLLLLLQHHLESCRNDILSARPDEWLGRCIIDYTGINCAEEHEGLRYHYFELGKNVDPERETDLRFQSAFTVHPVLDPLQMYRLHKYFAQVELERTYQEIQQLQLEIQNASSLSADGDHGATWPIGIPPPFQPKTRFEVLRWDYFTEEQVYACVDGSPKCELRGADLADVADVVATAMEELNRKYQPVLHVRKQQLVNGYRRFDPTRGMEYTLDLQVEVVTQKGHSRSVTKRVHLVRPLSEVEIIPMPYVTEASRINVILPLTAHDRDHAARFLEAYAAAAFESSENAVLTFLFIYDPFEAQQVTQNDIFASVKAQITEYEHKYAEVKIPWISVKTDAPSQIKVMDIISKKHPVDTLFFVAGVGTEVTVDFLNRCRMNTINNWQVFFPIHFQGYNPAIAYHNQVPPPTLDLLRDAGRFDRDVFHEACFYNADYMAARTRMAGDVQENEDILETLDIYDMFIKYSNLHVFRAVEPALLQRYRHQACNPRLSEEIYHRCMQSSLEGVGSRSQLAMVLFEQEQGNST, encoded by the exons ATGCGGCTCTCGCTGGTGCTGTCGGTGCTGCGGCCCGCCGGGCCGGTGGCCATCGGCGTCTCGCTGGGCTTCACCCTCAGCCTGCTCAGCGTCACCTGGGTGGAGGAGCCCTGCGGGCCTCCGCCGCGCTCCGACGCCCGCCCGCGccccgacggcggcggcggcggcggccccgctcttccccccggccccgccaacACCAACGGCAACGCGGTGCGCAGGCCCAACGCCGTGCCCGCCGGCCTGGGCGCCGACAGCTGGGAGCCCCGCGTCGTGCCCTAccgcccgcccagccccggcAGGGCCGCCAAGAAGGCCGTCAG gacCCGGTACATCAGCACGGAGCTGGGGATGCGGCAGCGGCTCTTCGTCGGTGTGCTGACCTCCAAAAGCACGCTGAACACGCTGGGGGTGGCCGTCAACCGCACACTGGCCCACCGCCTGGAGCGCCTGGTGTACTTCACGGGCACGCGGGGCCGCAAGGTGCCCCACGGCATGACAGTGGTGACGCACAGTGACGAGCGGCCCATCTGGAACATGTACCAGACCATCAGGTACCTTCTGGACCACTATGTGAATGACTTCGACTGGTTCTTCCTGGTGCAGGACGATACCTACACAGAGGCACACCGCATCAGCCGCCTGGTCGCCCACCTCAGCATCGACACCCATCTTTACCTGGGCCGTCCCGAGGAATTCATTggtggggacacggagggacgcTACTGCTATGGGGGTTTCGGCTACCTGCTATCCCGaagcctcctcctgctcctgcagcaccaccTGGAGAGCTGTCGCAACGACATCCTCAGCGCCCGGCCAGATGAGTGGCTGGGCCGCTGCATCATCGACTACACGGGCATCAACTGTGCCGAGGAGCACGAG GGCCTCCGTTACCACTACTTCGAGCTCGGGAAGAACGTGGACCCTGAGCGGGAGACCGACCTCCGTTTCCAGAGTGCCTTCACTGTCCATCCCGTGCTGGATCCCCTTCAGATGTACCGGCTGCACAAGTACTTCGCACAGGTGGAGCTGGAGAGGACGTACCAGGAGatccagcagctccag CTGGAGATCCAGAATGCCAGCAGCCTGTCTGCCGACGGGGACCATGGTGCCACATGGCCTATTGGTATACCACCCCCCTTCCAGCCCAAAACCCGCTTCGAGGTGCTGCGCTGGGACTATTTCACAGAGGAGCAGGTCTACGCCTGCGTGGATGGCTCGCCCAAGTGTGAGCTGCGTGGCGCAGACCTGGCTGACGTGGCCGACGTGGTGGCGACGGCCATGGAGGAGCTGAACCGCAAGTACCAGCCAGTCCTCCACGTCCGCAAGCAGCAGCTGGTGAATGGGTACCGGCGCTTCGACCCGACACGTGGCATGGAGTACACACTGGACCTCCAAGTGGAGGTGGTCACCCAGAAGGGTCACAGCCGCTCCGTCACCAAGCGCGTGCACCTGGTGCGGCCCCTCAGCGAGGTGGAGATCATCCCCATGCCCTATGTGACCGAGGCCAGCCGCATCAACGTCATCCTGCCACTGACTGCCCATGACCGGGACCATGCTGCCCGCTTTTTGGAGGCTTACGCGGCGGCTGCCTTTGAGAGCAGCGAGAACGCAGTACTCACCTTCCTGTTCATCTATGACCCCTTTGAGGCCCAGCAGGTAACCCAGAATGACATCTTTGCCTCTGTGAAGGCCCAGATCACTGAGTACGAGCACAAGTATGCAGAGGTGAAGATCCCGTGGATCAGCGTCAAGACAGACGCACCCTCCCAAATCAAGGTCATGGACATCATCTCCAAGAAGCATCCCGTAGACACACTTTTCTTTGTGGCCGGTGTGGGGACAGAGGTCACTGTTGACTTCCTGAACCGCTGCCGGATGAACACCATCAACAACTGGCAGGTCTTCTTCCCCATCCACTTCCAGGGCTACAACCCAGCCATTGCCTACCACAACCAGGTGCCGCCCCCTACACTGGACCTGCTGCGGGACGCGGGGCGCTTTGACCGCGACGTCTTCCACGAAGCCTGCTTCTACAATGCCGACTACATGGCGGCACGCACCCGCATGGCGGGTGATGTGCAGGAGAATGAGGACATCCTGGAGACCCTGGACATCTACGACATGTTCATCAAGTACTCCAACCTGCACGTCTTCCGGGCTGTGGAGCCTGCCTTGCTGCAGCGTTACCGGCACCAGGCCTGCAACCCCCGGCTCAGTGAGGAGATCTACCACCGCTGCATGCAGAGCAGCCTGGAGGGCGTAGGCTCTCGCTCTCAGCTGGCCATGGTGCTTTTTGAGCAGGAACAAGGGAACAGCACCTGA